The Corythoichthys intestinalis isolate RoL2023-P3 chromosome 1, ASM3026506v1, whole genome shotgun sequence genome has a segment encoding these proteins:
- the LOC130926506 gene encoding dead end protein 1-like codes for MHLRPQASHSAKHKKMESNKTQVLERVQALETWLKMTKTKITQVNGQRSSLGPLWDFRLMINFRWPNRGFANAKYSSTNVAKKVVGLLHGDVLAPGLRLIVWRSTERRCLCMTFLPTCAQEDELLQVLYGSTDGLEELSLTSENGMKDISAIVLFSSHYAASMAKRELVQAFWKQFGLSICVHWQSPKKARPDDRLPQKPQSGLTSTPNLGMIPSKVSIDLPPYQQSPLDFCRAVGAPAKPKPTSSQTPSALLQNCCALVGVGPPAYDFSCGPAGPDGSLRVTYMVRISGIGVFQGLVRVLPKLTATSTLAGAREAAAQEILQWIEVKKIIRLGRR; via the exons ATGCACCTCAGACCTCAGGCGTCACATTCAGCTAAACACAAGAAGATGGAAAGCAACAAAACCCAG GTGCTTGAGAGGGTGCAGGCCCTGGAAACCTGGCTGAAAATGACCAAAACAAAGATTACGCAAGTTAACGGCCAACGAAG CTCCCTAGGACCTCTGTGGGACTTTCGACTTATGATTAACTTCAGATGGCCTAACCGGGGATTCGCCAACGCCAAATACAGCTCAACAAATGTGGCTAAAAAGGTGGTAGGCCTACTTCACGGCGACGTGCTTGCGCCAGGTTTGCGTCTAATCGTGTGGCGTAGCACTGAGAGGAGGTGCCTCTGCATGACGTTTTTACCAACTTGTGCTCAGGAAGATGAGCTTCTTCAG GTGCTCTATGGATCGACAGATGGGCTGGAGGAGCTTTCACTGACGTCCGAAAATGGAATGAAGGACATATCAGCTATAGTTCTCTTCTCCTCTCACTATGCAGCTTCCATGGCAAAAAGAGAACTGGTGCAAG CATTTTGGAAGCAGTTTGGTTTAAGCATCTGCGTCCATTGGCAGTCCCCAAAGAAAGCACGCCCAGACGACCGTCTTCCTCAAAAGCCTCAAAGTGGCCTGACCTCAACTCCAAATCTCGGGATGATCCCCTCAAAGGTTTCAATCGACTTGCCTCCTTATCAGCAATCCCCTCTGGATTTCTGCCGAGCTGTAGGGGCACCGGCTAAACCCAAACCGACGTCCAGTCAAACTCCCTCAGCCCTGCTTCAAAATTGTTGTGCCCTAGTTGGAGTTGGTCCGCCGGCATATGATTTCTCCTGCGGCCCTGCCGGGCCTGATGGCTCTCTTCGGGTAACCTACATGGTGAGAATCTCGGGTATAGGGGTCTTCCAAGGGTTGGTGAGGGTCTTGCCGAAACTCACTGCCACGAGCACTTTGGCTGGCGCTCGAGAGGCGGCGGCGCAAGAGATCCTGCAGTGGATTGAGGTCAAGAAAATCATCCGCTTAGGAAGAAGATAA
- the LOC130926469 gene encoding gastrula zinc finger protein xLCGF3.1-like, whose product MFSKRTKEYVEELHTEDSREESLGPGQAEDEPGATQIQEIEKPETAHIKEEQEDEIIKFPLTGIFVKSDEDAEDPCGGSQADGIFAPISDNDHISSHSSDTDDDNEHPKGDMACHTDNKRVKCSQCDKTFFNKSTMKRHAKIHTGEKKFACSACGKTFFRKEELKKHTKTHTGEKPYVCSFCGKRYCEKQTLTNHTRTHTGEKPFACIECGKRFTHKALLKEHTSTHTEERPFLCSVCGKSFSMRKYLRVHTRTHTVEKPFSCSICGKTFSAKGALKMHTRTHTGEKPFPCSFCGVSFSIMRSLLRHQRLHTGEKTFACSFCGRTFLRNDELQRHRRTHTGEKPFACLVCDKRYSDKQSLTNHTRTHTEEETLSCSVSAVI is encoded by the exons atgttttcaaaaaggACAAAAGAGTACGTGGAAGAACTTCACACAGAAG ATAGCAGGGAAGAATCTCTTGGTCCTGGTCAAGCAGAGGACGAACCAGGGGCAACCCAGATTCAAGAAATAGAAAAGCCAGAGACTGCCCACATTAAAGAAGAGCAAGAGGATGAAATCATCAAGTTTCCATTAACTGGTATCTTTGTGAAAAGTGATGAAGATGCTGAAGACCCATGCGGAGGATCCCAAGCAGACGGCATCTTTGCGCCAATATCAGATAATGACCACATCTCATCACATTCTTCTGACACAGACGACGATAACGAACACCCTAAAGGTGATATGGCATGTCACACCGACAACAAACGTGTCAAATGTTCACAGTgtgacaaaacttttttcaacAAATCAACGATGAAAAGACATGCAAAaatacacactggagagaagaaaTTTGCTTGCTCAGCCTGCGGAAAAACATTCTTTAGAAAGGAAGAATTAAAAAAGCACACTAAAACACACACTGGGGAAAAACCTTATGTGTGctcattttgtggtaaaaggtATTGTGAAAAGCAAACTTTAACaaatcacacaagaacacacacaggtgaaaaaccttttgcctgtATAGAATGTGGGAAAAGATTCACTCACAAGGCTCTTTTGAAAGAACACACGAGCACACACACTGAAGAAAGGCCTTTTCTCTGCTCAGTTTGCGGCAAAAGTTTCTCTATGAGGAAATACTTAAGAGTACACACGAGAACACATACTGTAGAAAAACCATTTTCCTGCTCAATTTGCGGGAAAACCTTCTCTGCGAAGGGTGCTTTAAAAATGCACACGAGGacgcacactggagaaaaaccttttccctgctcatTTTGTGGTGTTAGCTTCTCTATTATGAGAAGTTTATTAAGGCACCAAAGACTTCACACTGGGGAGAAAACATTTGCCTGCTCGTTCTGTGGTAGAACTTTCTTAAGAAACGATGAATTACAAAGACAcagaagaacccacactggagaaaaaccttttgcctgttTAGTTTGTGATAAAAGATATAGTGATAAGCAAAGTTTAACaaatcacacaagaacacacactgaagaagaaacactaagtTGCAGTGTGTCAGCTGTGATTTGA
- the LOC130926453 gene encoding gastrula zinc finger protein XlCGF8.2DB-like, which yields MCARRTDDYVEELYGTKEENKLHATKEEENKLQRQDCSMQLRVSLLRADISEEYFPPKQQEPEPPHFKVEEESRTGHIKKEEVEPETSHIKEEDQEDKVTTFPLTVIVKSEECEDNCEASNADDLLAPLSDADDITSHSSDTDDDDEHSKGDGTCHSSNKRVKCSQCNKTYASKITLKRHAQTHTGEKTFVCSVCGKSFSLKGNLKMHIRTHTGEKPFVCSVCGKRFSQKSNLKYHTRIHTGDKPFVCLICGKGFGEKRHLANHAKTHSGEKPFACTGCGKRFTNEALLKLHIKTHSKEKTFPCSVCGKSFSLKQYLTKHAKTHSGEKKKSCLVCGKRFYGIEDLKRHTRTHTGERPFVCSVCGKGFSQNGTLVKHQRTHTGEKPLNCSVSE from the exons ATGTGTGCAAGAAGGACAGACGACTACGTAGAGGAACTTTATGGAACAAAAGAGGAGAACAAGCTTCATGCAACAAAAGAGGAGGAGAACAAGCTACAACGTCAAGATTGCAGCATGCAGCTTCGAGTTTCGTTACTCAGAGCAG ACATCAGTGAAGAATATTTTCCTCCTAAACAGCAGGAGCCGGAGCCCCCTCATTTTAAAGTAGAAGAAGAGTCTAGGACTGGCCacataaaaaaagaagaagtagAGCCAGAAACCAGCCACATTAAAGAAGAAGATCAAGAGGACAAAGTCACCACCTTTCCTTTGACTGTTATTGTAAAGAGTGAAGAATGTGAAGACAACTGCGAAGCATCAAATGCAGATGACCTCTTAGCTCCTCTGTCAGATGCTGATGATATCACCTCACATTCTTCTGacactgatgatgatgatgaacacTCCAAAGGTGATGGGACATGTCACAGTAGCAACAAACGTGTGAAATGCTCTCAGTGCAACAAAACTTATGCCAGCAAGATAACATTGAAAAGacatgcacaaacacacactggggagaaaacatttgtctgctcagtttgtggtaaaagttTCTCTTTGAAGGGAAATTTAAAAATGCACATAAGGACACACACTGGGGAAAAACCTTTCGTCTGCTCAGTTTGCGGTAAAAGATTCTCgcaaaagtcaaatttaaaaTATCACACGAGAATACACACGGGAGATAAACCTTTTGTCTGCTTGATTTGTGGTAAAGGTTTTGGTGAAAAGCGACATTTAGCGAATCATGCAAAAACACAcagtggagaaaaaccttttgcctgcacaggaTGCGGAAAGAGATTCACTAACGAGGCACTTTTAAAATTACACATAAAAACGCACAGCAAAGAAAAAACTTTCCCTTGCTCAGTATGTGGAAAAAGTTTCTCTTTGAagcaatatttaacaaaacatgcaaaaacacacagcggagagaaaaaaaagtcctgcTTGGTTTGTGGCAAAAGATTCTATGGAATAGAAGATTTGAAAaggcacacaagaacacacactggcgaGAGACCTTTTGTGTGCTCGGTTTGCGGCAAAGGCTTCTCTCAAAATGGAACCTTAGTTAAGCATCAGAGAACACACACTGGTGAGAAACCATTGAATTGCAGTGTGTCTGAGTAA
- the LOC130926513 gene encoding gastrula zinc finger protein XlCGF62.1-like isoform X1 — protein sequence MCAKIVKEEDYEEELCLTKSDNEREAQQRDFIKYQDELKTADIRELHQKAPHIKEEQQGDNTNIPLIGLIVKNEEDKDASQRSPPHSNQSEESWAEPADNVSSQSITEVYRDQCGQSKADDLLAPLSDSDEITSHAPDTDNVGGQPRGDKKRCLCSQCGKTFGTKYKLKVHMRTHTGEKPFTCFDCGKRFSIKNCLVRHAKMHTGERPFACSFCGKSFFTNDSLIRHTRIHNGEKPFTCSVCGKTFLLKAHLKSHVRVHTGEKPFACLLCGKTFSRTEHLKSHTRTHTGEKPFTCLVCGKKFVEKGGLKRHTRTQRCKGFSMNVL from the exons ATGTGTGCCAAAATAGTGAAAGAAGAAGACTACGAGGAGGAACTTTGTCTAACAAAAAGCGACAACGAGCGAGAAGCTCAACAGCGGGATTTCATCAAGTATCAAGATGAACTGAAAACAGCAG ACATCAGGGAACTTCATCAAAAGGCTCCTCACATAAAAGAAGAGCAGCAGGGAGATAACACCAACATCCCACTGATTGGTCTTATTGTGAAGAATGAGGAAGATAAAGACGCAAGTCAGAGGTCACCGCCTCATTCAAATCAAAGTGAGGAAAGCTGGGCAGAGCCTGCAGACAATGTCTCCAGTCAGTCTATAACCGAGGTTTACCGGGACCAATGCGGACAATCGAAAGCAGACGACCTCTTAGCTCCACTATCAGATAGTGATGAAATCACGTCACACGCTCCTGACACTGACAATGTTGGGGGCCAACCTAGAGGTGATAAAAAACGTTGTTTATGTTCACAGTGTGGGAAAACTTTTGGCACCAAGTACAAATTGAAAGTCCACAtgcgaacacacactggagagaagccttttaccTGTTTCGATTGTGGGAAAAGATTCTCTATAAAAAACTGTTTAGTAAGGCATGCAAAAATGCACACTGGGGAGAGACCATttgcctgctcattttgtggtaaaagttTCTTTACGAATGACAGTTTGATAAGACACACAAGGATACACAATGGAGAGAAACCTTTCACCTGTTCAGTTTGTGGAAAAACATTCTTATTGAAGGCACATTTAAAATCACATGTAAGAGTTCACACTGGGGAGAAACCCTTTGCTTGCTTACTTTGTGGGAAAACATTCTCCAGAACAGAACAtttaaaatcacacacaagAACTCAtactggagagaaacctttcACCTGCTTAGtttgtgggaaaaaatttgTTGAGAAAGGAGGCTTaaaaagacacacaagaacacaacgTTGCAAAGGCTTCTCAATGAATGTTCTGTAA
- the LOC130926513 gene encoding uncharacterized protein LOC130926513 isoform X2, with the protein MCAKIVKEEDYEEELCLTKSDNEREAQQRDFIKYQDELKTADIRELHQKAPHIKEEQQGDNTNIPLIGLIVKNEEDKDASQRSPPHSNQSEESWAEPADNVSSQSITEVYRDQCGQSKADDLLAPLSDSDEITSHAPDTDNVGGQPRGLEDVSLKLKEPESSSFSQRKNWREIPQRFQ; encoded by the exons ATGTGTGCCAAAATAGTGAAAGAAGAAGACTACGAGGAGGAACTTTGTCTAACAAAAAGCGACAACGAGCGAGAAGCTCAACAGCGGGATTTCATCAAGTATCAAGATGAACTGAAAACAGCAG ACATCAGGGAACTTCATCAAAAGGCTCCTCACATAAAAGAAGAGCAGCAGGGAGATAACACCAACATCCCACTGATTGGTCTTATTGTGAAGAATGAGGAAGATAAAGACGCAAGTCAGAGGTCACCGCCTCATTCAAATCAAAGTGAGGAAAGCTGGGCAGAGCCTGCAGACAATGTCTCCAGTCAGTCTATAACCGAGGTTTACCGGGACCAATGCGGACAATCGAAAGCAGACGACCTCTTAGCTCCACTATCAGATAGTGATGAAATCACGTCACACGCTCCTGACACTGACAATGTTGGGGGCCAACCTAGAG GATTGGAAGATGTTTCTCTTAAGCTGAAGGAGCCAGAGAGTTCTTCCTTTTCACAAAGGAAGAACTGGAGAGAAATCCCACAACGTTTCCAGTGA
- the LOC130926331 gene encoding zinc finger protein OZF-like yields MCAKRVKEEYENELCRTKEENEPGRQRLEAIFKKPRAKLHGADVDEDGLLPLDPALSNIKEEEQEVDVTKLPLNGVPVKSEDDEDSRQTEEKRCYGPSSSSGSSHLKTEGEGRPQAESFLASLSDCDDTSSHSPVTDEEDDDCDERSEGDKTSRDDSKNRECSQCDKTFFNKSSLKRHMRTHTGEKPYSCSVCGLIVNQKCSLTTHMRTHTGEKPFACSFCGQKFSEKGNLMKHTRIHTGEKPYKCLVCGKSFSEKASLTSHSRTHTGEKPFSCSFCGQKFSEKGNLRTHTRTHTGETPFVCSVCGQRFAWKGLLNAHVRTHTGEKPYSCSDCGQKFSAKGNLRIHARTHTGEKPFPCSVCGQKFSVKATLRTHLRTHTGEKPFTCTVCGKSFSVKGSLISHTRTHTGEKPFACSVCCKIFTQKVHLTRHMKTHSGEKPGKDVCPKQKEPKPPHIKEEEEPTYVKDEEEEEDIAKLPLTVVTVKNDDDEEKMEKYREEPAQKVMRSKYGALREEMFFKN; encoded by the exons ATGTGTGCAAAACGTGTTAAGGAAGAGTACGAAAATGAGCTTTGCCGGACCAAAGAGGAAAACGAGCCAGGACGTCAACGACTGGAAGCTATTTTCAAAAAGCCTCGAGCTAAACTACATGGAGCAG ATGTTGATGAAGACGGTCTTCTTCCTCTGGATCCAGCGCTCTCTAACATTAAAGAAGAGGAACAGGAGGTAGATGTTACCAAGTTGCCATTGAATGGTGTCCCTGTGAAGAGTGAAGACGATGAAGACAGCCGTCAGACTGAGGAGAAGAGATGTTACGGGCCTTCAAGCAGCAGTGGCTCAAGTCATCTAAAGACAGAAGGGGAAGGAAGACCACAAGCTGAAAGCTTCTTAGCGTCACTCTCAGATTGTGATGACACATCGTCACACTCACCTGTCACAGATGAAGAGGATGATGATTGTGATGAACGTTCTGAAGGTGATAAAACATCCCGCGATGACAGCAAAAATCGGGAATGTTCTCAGTGTGACAAAACGTTTTTCAACAAGTCCTCGTTGAAAAGACACATGAGAACACACACTGGGGAGAAACCTTATtcatgctcagtttgtggtcttaTAGTCAACCAAAAGTGTAGTTTAACAACTCACATGAGAACTcatactggtgaaaaaccttttgcctgctcgtTTTGCGGTCAGAAATTCTCCGAAAAGGGAAATCTCATGAAACATACAAGAATACACACTGGGGAGAAACCTTACAAATGTTTGGTTTGTGGTAAAAGCTTCTCGGAAAAGGCAAGTTTAACAAGCCACTCAAGAACACACACCGGGgagaaacctttttcctgctctttTTGTGGTCAAAAATTCTCCGAAAAGGGAAACCTAAGAACGCACACAAGAACGCACACTGGAGAGACGCCATTTgtttgctcagtttgtggtcaacgtTTCGCGTGGAAGGGACTTTTGAACGCACACGTCAGAACACACACTGGGGAAAAACCTTACTCCTGCTCAGATTGCGGCCAAAAATTCTCTGCAAAGGGAAACTTAAGAATACACGCAAGAACACACACAGGCGAAaagccttttccctgctcagtttgtggccaaaAATTCTCAGTCAAGGCAACGTTAAGAACACACTTGCGGACGCACACAGGGGAGAAACCTTTCACCTGTACAGTTTGTGGTAAGAGCTTCTCTGTAAAGGGAAGTTTGATAAGTCACactcgtacacacactggagagaaaccttttgcctgtTCAGTTTGCTGCAAAATATTCACTCAGAAAGTACATTTGACAAGACATATGAAGACGCACTCAGGAGAGAAACCTGGGAAAGATGTTTGTCCTAAGCAGAAGGAGCCCAAGCCCCCTCATATTAAAGAGGAAGAGGAGCCCACCTATGTTAAGGatgaagaagaggaggaggataTTGCCAAGTTGCCGTTGACGGTTGTAACTGTAaagaatgatgatgatgaagaaaaaatggagaaatacagagaggagccagctcagAAGGTGATGAGGTCTAAATATGGAGCATTACGtgaagaaatgttttttaaaaattag